The Prunus persica cultivar Lovell chromosome G8, Prunus_persica_NCBIv2, whole genome shotgun sequence genome includes a region encoding these proteins:
- the LOC18767532 gene encoding putative lipid-transfer protein DIR1: MEAYKKLVVIVALVLLALAIESEAMLVNNEQSFCRMTKEGLNACAPAVSGQNPLPPSALCCSALKTADFQCLCLFKKYSNLLSAYGIDPNLAMQLPAKCNLGQPIRC; encoded by the coding sequence ATGGAAGCATACAAAAAGCTTGTTGTGATTGTGGCATTAGTGCTTTTGGCACTAGCCATTGAATCTGAGGCCATGTTGGTGAACAATGAGCAGAGTTTTTGCCGCATGACAAAAGAGGGTTTGAATGCATGTGCCCCAGCAGTGAGTGGGCAAAACCCTCTGCCTCCCTCAGCTCTTTGTTGCTCAGCTCTTAAAACGGCTGACTTCCAATGCCTTTGCCTTTTCAAGAAGTACTCAAACCTTCTGTCTGCCTATGGCATCGACCCAAACCTTGCCATGCAGCTTCCTGCCAAATGCAACCTTGGCCAGCCCATCCGTTGCTAG